Proteins from one Chloroflexota bacterium genomic window:
- a CDS encoding nucleotidyltransferase domain-containing protein — protein MTFSTLLSHLTTWAEQQPDITGVLLVGSYARGTARPDSDVDLVVLTTQPQRYLNSISFAEQFGAISKWQKEAWGKVTSIRVWYRDGLEIEFGITQPAWAKHPLDAGTRQVISDGMQIVFDRVGSLNWLAELDRPA, from the coding sequence ATGACTTTCTCCACCCTCCTCTCCCACCTCACAACTTGGGCAGAACAACAACCAGACATCACCGGCGTCCTCCTGGTCGGTTCGTATGCGCGCGGCACGGCGCGCCCGGATTCGGATGTGGATTTGGTCGTGCTCACTACCCAGCCGCAACGCTATCTCAATTCCATTTCATTCGCGGAACAATTCGGCGCGATCTCAAAATGGCAGAAGGAAGCATGGGGCAAGGTCACTTCGATCCGAGTTTGGTATCGTGATGGACTCGAAATCGAATTCGGCATCACACAACCCGCTTGGGCAAAACATCCGTTGGATGCTGGGACGCGGCAAGTGATTTCGGATGGAATGCAAATCGTATTCGACCGCGTTGGTTCGTTGAACTGGCTGGCTGAGCTTGACAGACCTGCGTGA